The Maylandia zebra isolate NMK-2024a linkage group LG7, Mzebra_GT3a, whole genome shotgun sequence genome contains a region encoding:
- the LOC101469360 gene encoding leucine-rich repeat neuronal protein 3: MKEAAVVACLLAELCLAAFVLASEGAARCPALCRCEIRPWFSPSSIYAEATTVDCNDLGLSALPQGLPSETQVLLLQTNNIVNVEKSLDYLANITEIDLSQNNISSVSDVRLGSLPQLLSLHMEENWVQELSDSCLASLPNLQEFYINHNLIFSISSRAFQGLGRLLRLHLNSNRLTSIDSEWFRPLPNLEILMLGENPILHLSDMNFKPLANLRSLVLARMNLTEIPDDTLVGLDNLESISFFDNLLNRVPRAALTRVQNLKFLDLNKNPIERIQRGDFMDMLHLKELGINSMPQLVSIDSFALNNLPELTKIEATNNPRLSYIHPRAFHKLPRLETLMLNSNSLSGLHRSTVESLPNLREVSLHSNPIRCDCVIRWVNTNRTTVRFMEPDSLFCVEPPEYQGQHVRKVHFREMTEICLPLISPGSLPDRVEISKESSVSLHCRAFGEPEPEIYWVTPSGVRVIPGSISNKYYMHPEGTFDIYDATEQEAGSYTCVAHNLVGADLKSVLVSVNGYTALPSKQLLHVYIMSVQSYSVIVSWESTGSLLSQLNWSILAEGRRLSMPFTARLPADVKEYHIKQLQPSTRYQVCVEVVSAQPGYSRDCVNVTTKETAVPRETTHKWDVVAMAACAACFIVVAVACSVVYTSLHSQVFYRKLMADQAEALLIASTRSSSSSFLEFGASGIKVTATVIDLTDDSV, encoded by the coding sequence ATGAAGGAGGCAGCAGTTGTGGCTTGTTTGCTGGCTGAGCTGTGTCTCGCTGCTTTTGTTCTGGCCTCCGAGGGGGCCGCTCGTTGCCCCGCGTTGTGTCGATGCGAGATACGACCCTGGTTCTCTCCCAGCTCTATTTACGCCGAGGCTACCACCGTGGACTGTAATGACTTGGGCCTGTCGGCGCTACCGCAGGGACTCCCCTCAGAAACACAGGTGCTGCTACTGCAGACGAACAACATTGTTAATGTGGAGAAAAGTTTGGATTACTTGGCCAACATCACTGAAATTGACTTGTCCCAGAATAACATTTCCTCGGTGAGCGATGTTCGTCTGGGGTCTCTCCCCCAGCTGCTGTCACTCCACATGGAGGAGAACTGGGTTCAGGAGCTTTCTGACAGCTGCCTCGCTTCCCTCCCAAACCTCCAGGAGTTCTACATCAACCACAACCTGATTTTCTCCATTAGCTCCCGGGCTTTTCAGGGCCTGGGCAGGCTGCTGAGGCTCCATCTCAATTCCAATCGACTGACAAGCATCGACAGCGAGTGGTTCAGGCCTCTCCCCAATCTGGAGATATTGATGCTGGGAGAAAATCCCATCCTTCACCTGTCAGACATGAACTTTAAGCCCTTGGCAAACCTCCGAAGCCTTGTGCTCGCCAGGATGAATTTGACTGAAATTCCTGATGACACTCTGGTCGGGCTCGACAATTTGGAGAGCATCTCATTTTTTGACAACCTGCTTAATCGAGTACCCCGAGCAGCTCTGACAAGAGTTCAGAACCTGAAGTTTCTGGATTTGAATAAGAATCCGATTGAGAGAATCCAGAGAGGTGATTTTATGGACATGCTGCACCTCAAAGAGCTCGGCATCAACAGCATGCCTCAGCTGGTCTCCATCGACAGTTTCGCCTTGAACAACCTGCCAGAACTGACAAAAATCGAGGCCACAAACAATCCCAGGCTGTCCTACATCCACCCTCGGGCCTTCCACAAGCTCcccagactggagactctgatgCTCAACAGCAACTCCCTGAGCGGCCTTCATCGCAGTACCGTGGAGTCACTGCCCAACCTGCGAGAGGTGAGCCTGCACAGCAACCCGATCCGCTGTGACTGTGTCATCCGCTGGGTCAACACGAACAGAACCACCGTTCGCTTCATGGAGCCCGACTCGCTGTTCTGCGTGGAACCTCCAGAGTACCAAGGGCAGCACGTCCGAAAGGTGCACTTCAGGGAGATGACGGAGATCTGCCTTCCCCTGATCTCACCCGGGAGCCTCCCAGATCGAGTTGAGATCAGCAAAGAGAGCTCAGTGTCACTGCATTGTCGGGCGTTTGGAGAACCAGAGCCCGAGATCTACTGGGTGACACCGTCGGGTGTCAGGGTCATACCTGGCAGCATTTCCAATAAGTACTACATGCACCCAGAGGGAACCTTCGACATCTACGATGCCACGGAGCAGGAGGCTGGCTCTTACACCTGCGTCGCCCACAATCTCGTCGGGGCAGACCTAAAGTCTGTGCTCGTTTCAGTGAACGGATACACTGCCCTGCCTTCGAAACAACTTttacatgtatatatcatgtctGTCCAGTCCTATTCTGTCATTGTGTCGTGGGAAAGCACAGGCTCTTTGCTTTCACAACTAAACTGGTCCATTTTAGCAGAGGGCCGCCGCCTCTCGATGCCATTTACAGCCAGGCTTCCTGCTGATGTCAAAGAGTATCACATCAAGCAGCTGCAGCCGTCCACTCGCTACCAGGTTTGTGTTGAGGTGGTGTCAGCGCAGCCTGGATACAGCAGGGACTGCGTCAATGTGACCACAAAGGAGACGGCAGTCCCGAGGGAGACGACCCACAAATGGGACGTTGTGGCGATGGCTGCTTGTGCTGCGTGTTTTATCGTGGTCGCTGTGGCTTGCTCTGTCGTCTACACGTCCCTGCACAGCCAGGTGTTTTACAGGAAATTAATGGCCGACCAAGCCGAAGCGCTGCTGATTGCCAGCACTCGTTCCTCGTCTTCTTCTTTCCTTGAGTTTGGTGCGTCTGGGATCAAGGTGACGGCAACTGTAATAGACTTAACGGATGACTCTGTGTAA